The following nucleotide sequence is from Elusimicrobiota bacterium.
AGCAGCGGAGTCCGTTACTAACCCGGAAGACGAGAGATTAACCATATAACCTGTATTACCCATATCCATAATTACTTGCATACCCAAGTCTCTACCAAGAATTAATTCAGAATAATATTTAGCAACTACAACCGACGCAGGGCCCATACCGTCACCAATCATTAAGACAACATTTTTCGCTGCATACGATGGGTCTGTAATGAAAGCAGTAATTGATAACAATAAAACAGTTATTATTCTAAACTGAA
It contains:
- a CDS encoding alkaline phosphatase; translation: MEKVQFRIITVLLLSITAFITDPSYAAKNVVLMIGDGMGPASVVVAKYYSELILGRDLGMQVIMDMGNTGYMVNLSSSGLVTDSAA